In Methylobacterium aquaticum, the following are encoded in one genomic region:
- a CDS encoding flagellar biosynthesis repressor FlbT, whose translation MPLRIHLKPFERLIINGASLRNGERSTNLLIENTCKFLRESEIIPESGADTACKRLCVTLQLIYLADHPMEADDLLVRQSMEILRGMPTSAPYLVAIQDELANKQYHRALKIGRELVAYERSLMERLSGVTNAA comes from the coding sequence ATGCCCCTGCGCATCCACCTGAAGCCGTTCGAGCGCCTGATCATCAACGGTGCGTCGCTGCGCAACGGCGAGCGCTCGACCAACCTGCTGATCGAGAACACCTGCAAGTTCCTGCGCGAGAGCGAGATCATCCCCGAAAGCGGCGCCGACACCGCCTGCAAGCGCCTGTGCGTCACGCTCCAGCTGATCTACCTCGCCGACCATCCGATGGAGGCCGACGACCTCCTGGTGCGGCAATCGATGGAGATCCTGCGCGGCATGCCGACGAGCGCGCCCTACCTGGTGGCGATCCAGGACGAGCTCGCGAACAAGCAGTATCACCGCGCCCTCAAGATCGGCCGCGAGCTCGTCGCCTACGAGCGCAGCCTGATGGAGCGGCTCTCGGGCGTCACCAACGCCGCCTGA